One genomic segment of Hordeum vulgare subsp. vulgare chromosome 2H, MorexV3_pseudomolecules_assembly, whole genome shotgun sequence includes these proteins:
- the LOC123424922 gene encoding ferredoxin-dependent glutamate synthase, chloroplastic isoform X2, with the protein MAATLPRAVAPPPALLPLPRAAPLLLAGRAAARRLRARGARTPALAATRRSWAVSARAVLDLPRRRAPQKPVQEAADLNDILAERGACGVGFVANLSNEPSFNVVRDALTALGCMEHRGGCGADNDSGDGAGLMSGIPWDLFDDWASKEGLAPFERTHTGVGMVFLPQNENSMEEAKAAVEKVFTDEGLEVLGWRPVPFNLSVVGRNAKETMPNILQIFVRIAKEDDADDIERELYICRKLIERATKSASWADELYFCSLSSRTIIYKGMLRSEVLGQFYLDLQNELYKSPFAIYHRRFSTNTSPRWPLAQPMRLLGHNGEINTIQGNLNWMRSREATIQSPVWRGRENELRPFGDPKASDSANLDNAAELLLRSGRSPAEAMMMLVPEAYKNHPTLSVKYPEVIDFYEYYKGQMEAWDGPALLLFSDGRTVGACLDRNGLRPARYWKTSDGFVYVASEVGVIPMDESKVVMKGRLGPGMMITVDLETGQVLENTEVKKNVASAKPYGTWLQESTRSIKPVNFQSSPVMDNETILRHQQAFGYSSEDVQMVIETMASQGKEPTFCMGDDIPLAVLSQKPHMLFDYFKQRFAQVTNPAIDPLREGLVMSLEVNIGKRGNILEVGPENADQVTLSSPVLNEGELESLLKDPKLKPKVLSTYFNIRKGLDGSLENAIKALCEEADAAVRSGSQLLVLSDRSEALEPTRPAVPILLAVGAIHQHLIQNGLRMSASIVADTAQCFSTHQFACLIGYGASAICPYLALETCRQWRLSNKTVNLMRNGKMPTVTIEQAQRNFIKAVKSGLLKILSKMGISLLSSYCGAQIFEIYGLGQEVVDLAFCGSVSKIGGLTLNELGRETLSFWVRAFSEDTAKRLENFGFIQSRPGGEFHANNPEMSKLLHKAIREKSDNAYTIYQQHLASRPVNVLRDLVELKSERTPIPIGKVEPATSIVERFCTGGMSLGAISRETHEAIAIAMNRIGGKSNSGEGGEDPIRWSPLTDVVDGYSATLPHLKGLQNGDTATSAIKQVASGRFGVTPTFLVNAEQIEIKIAQGAKPGEGGQLPGKKVSAYIARLRNSKPGVPLISPPPHHDIYSIEDLAQLIFDLHQINPKAKVSVKLVAEAGIGTVASGVSKANADVIQISGHDGGTGASPISSIKHAGGPWELGLTETHQTLIQNGLRERVVLRVDGGFRSGLDVLLAAAMGADEYGFGSVAMIATGCVMARICHTNNCPVGVASQREELRARFPGVPGDLVNYFLFVAEEVRATLAQLGYEKLDDIIGRTDLLQPKHISLVKTQHIDLAYLLMNSGLPKWSSSQIRSQDVHSNGPVLDETILADPEVSDAIENEKEVSKTYPIYNVDRAVCGRVAGAIAKKYGDTGFAGQLNITFTGSAGQSFGCFLTPGMNVRLVGEANDYVGKGMAGGELVVVPVDDTGFVPEDAAIVGNTCLYGATGGQVFVRGKTGERFAVRNSLGQAVVEGTGDHCCEYMTGGCVVVLGKVGRNVAAGMTGGLAYMLDEDDTLVPKVNKEIVKMQRVNAPAGQMQLKGLIEAYVEKTGSTKGAKILSEWEAYLPLFWQLVPPSEEDSPEACAEFERVLARQKTAVQSAK; encoded by the exons ATGGCCGCCACGCTCCCGCGCGCGGTGGCGCCGCCGCCGGCGCTGCTCCCGCTCCCGCGCGCCGCGCCGCTGCTCCTCGCGGGCCGCGCCGCCGCCCGCAGGCTCCGGGCCAGAGGGGCCCGCACGCCCGCGCTCGCGGCCACGCGCCGGAGCTGGGCCGTCTCCGCCCGCGCCGTGCTCGACCTGCCGCGCCGCCGGGCGCCGCAGAAGCCCGTGCAGGAG GCTGCGGATTTGAACGATATCTTAGCAGAACGTGGAGCTTGTGGTGTTGGGTTTGTCGCAAACTTGAGTAATGAGCCTTCGTTCAACGTTGTCCGTGATGCTCTTACAGCTCTTGGGTGCATGGAGCACCGTGGTGGCTGTGGAGCCGACAACGACTCTGGTGACGGGGCAGGATTGATGAGCGGCATACCATGGGACTTGTTTGATGACTGGGCCAGCAAGGAAGGGCTTGCTCCTTTTGAAAGAACACATACAGGTGTAGGCATGGTCTTCCTTCCACAAAACGAGAATTCCATGGAAGAAGCAAAAGCTG CTGTTGAGAAGGTTTTTACAGATGAAGGCCTTGAGGTTCTTGGCTGGAGACCCGTTCCTTTCAATCTATCAGTGGTAGGCCGCAATGCAAAAGAAACAATGCCTAATATACTCCAGATATTTGTGAGAATTGCGAAAGAAGATGACGCTGATGACATAGAGAGAGAATTATACATCTGCCGAAAGCTGATTGAGAGGGCTACAAAATCTGCAAGTTGGGCAGATGAACTATATTTCTGCTCTTTGTCAAGTAGAACTATCATTTACAAGGGAATGCTTCGATCTGAGGTTCTTGGGCAGTTCTATTTGGACCTTCAGAATGAACTGTACAAATCTCCTTTtgccatatatcatcgaagattCAGTACCAATACAAGCCCTAGATGGCCTCTTGCACAACCAATGAGGTTGCTTGGACACAATGGAGAGATTAACACGATACAG GGAAACTTGAATTGGATGCGGTCAAGGGAAGCCACAATACAATCTCCTGTATGGCGAGGCCGTGAGAATGAATTACGCCCATTTGGTGACCCTAAAGCATCTGATTCAGCAAACCTTGACAATGCTGCTGAA TTACTTTTAAGAAGTGGTAGAAGTCCTGCTGAAGCTATGATGATGCTCGTCCCCGAGGCATACAAGAACCATCCGACATTATCAGTAAAATACCCGGAG GTAATTGACTTCTATGAATACTACAAAGGTCAAATGGAGGCTTGGGATGGGCCTGCTTTACTTTTGTTTAG TGACGGAAGGACGGTAGGGGCATGCCTTGACCGAAATGGGCTGCGTCCAGCACGCTATTGGAAAACATCAGATGGTTTTGTTTATGTTGCATCTGAG GTTGGTGTTATACCGATGGATGAGTCGAAGGTAGTAATGAAAGGAAGATTGGGTCCTGGAATGATGATAACAGTTGACCTAGAGACTGGTCAG GTCCTTGAAAACACAGAAGTGAAGAAAAATGTGGCTTCAGCAAAACCCTATGGAACTTGGTTGCAAGAAAGTACACGTTCAATAAAGCCTGTCAACTTCCAATCCTCTCCTGTCATGGACAatgaaacaattttgagacatcaGCA ggcatttggttaTTCCAGTGAAGATGtgcaaatggtaattgaaacaatGGCTTCACAAGGGAAGGAGCCAACATTTTGCATGGGCGATGACATTCCATTAGCTGTGTTGTCGCAAAAGCCACACATGCTCTTTGATTATTTCAAGCAGAGATTTGCACAG GTTACAAATCCTGCAATTGATCCACTCAGAGAAGGTttagtcatgtctcttgaagttaACATTGGTAAACGAGGCAACATCTTGGAGGTTGGCCCTGAAAATGCTGACCAG GTTACCCTATCAAGTCCTGTGCTGAATGAAGGTGAACTAGAATCACTATTGAAGGACCCAAAATTGAAGCCCAAAGTACTATCGACATACTTCAATATCCGTAAAGGTCTAGATGGTTCCCTTGAGAATGCAATTAAGGCTCTTTGTGAAGAAGCTGATGCTGCTGTGCGGAGTGGTTCTCAACTTCTTGTGCTTTCCGATCGTTCTGAAGCACTT GAACCCACACGGCCTGCCGTCCCAATACTTTTAGCTGTTGGCGCCATCCACCAGCATTTGATTCAGAATGGCCTCCGCATGTCAGCTTCAATTGTTGCTGACACTGCTCAGTGTTTCAGCACCCATCAATTTGCCTGTTTGATAGGATATGGAGCCAG TGCTATATGCCCATATCTGGCATTGGAAACATGTCGGCAATGGAGGCTGAGCAACAAAACTGTCAATTTGATGCGAAATGGCAAGATGCCCACAGTGACCATCGAGCAGGCCCAaagaaactttatcaag GCAGTAAAATCTGGCCTGCTCAAGATACTCTCAAAAATGGGCATATCCTTGCTCTCAAG TTACTGTGGAGCTCAGATCTTTGAAATATATGGTCTTGGCCAAGAAGTTGTCGACCTTGCGTTCTGTGGGAGTGTATCGAAAATTGGAGGACTCACCCTTAATGAG CTGGGTCGAGAAACACTATCATTCTGGGTGAGGGCTTTCTCAGAAGATACCGCGAAGAGGCTGGAAAACTTCGGATTCATCCAATCCAGACCTGGAG GTGAATTTCATGCAAATAATCCTGAGATGTCAAAGCTGCTGCACAAAGCAATTCGTGAAAAAAGTGATAATGCATACACCATCTACCAACAACATCTTGCAAGCCGTCCTGTCAAT GTTCTTCGAGATCTTGTAGAACTAAAGAGTGAAAGGACGCCTATTCCTATTGGCAAAGTTGAGCCTGCAACCTCTATCGTTGAGCGTTTTTGCACAGGTGGAATGTCCTTGGGCGCTATTTCCAGAGAAACCCATGAAGCTATTGCAATTGCAATGAATAGGATAGGTGGAAAATCTAATTCAGGAGAAGGTGGTGAG GACCCAATCCGCTGGAGTCCCCTTACAGATGTTgttgatggatattctgcgacACTTCCTCATCTCAAAGGTCTTCAGAACGGGGACACCGCCACAAGTGCCATTAAGCAG GTTGCGTCTGGACGTTTTGGTGTTACACCAACATTTTTAGTTAATGCTGAACAAATTGAGATAAAGATTGCACAAGGGGCTAAGCCTGGTGAAGGGGGTCAACTTCCAGGGAAAAAAGTCAGTGCATACATAGCTCGGTTGAGAAACTCCAAACCTGGCGTTCCTCTCATATCCCCACCACCACACCACGACATCTATTCTATCGAGGATCTCGCGCAGTTGATTTTTGACCTACATCAG ATCAATCCTAAAGCGAAGGTGTCGGTAAAGCTTGTAGCTGAAGCAGGAATTGGAACTGTAGCCTCTGGAGTATCTAAGGCAAATGCAGACGTAATTCAG aTATCAGGTCATGATGGTGGTACTGGAGCTAGCCCAATTAGCTCAATCAAGCATGCTGGGGGTCCTTGGGAACTTGGTCTTACAGAAACACACCAG ACACTCATACAAAATGGACTGAGAGAGAGGGTGGTACTTAGGGTGGATGGCGGATTCAGGAGTGGGCTAGATGTCCTTTTGGCTGCTGCCatgggtgctgatgaatatggttTTGGTTCTGTAGCTATGATAGCTACCGGATGTGTCATGGCACGCATTTGCCACACAAACAATTGCCCAGTTGGAGTTGCTAGTCAG AGAGAAGAGCTACGCGCTAGGTTTCCTGGCGTTCCTGGTGATCTTGTGAATTACTTCCTCTTTGTTGCGGAGGAG GTACGAGCTACATTAGCCCAGTTGGGTTATGAGAAACTGGATGACATAATTGGGCGAACAGATTTACTTCAGCCAAAGCATATCTCTTTGGTGAAAACACAGCACATTGATCTTGCATACCTATTAATG AATTCTGGATTACCCAAATGGAGCAGCTCTCAGATAAGGAGCCAGGACGTCCACTCTAATGGCCCTGTTCTTGACGAGACAATCCTTGCGGATCCTGAG GTATCCGATGCAATTGAGAATGAGAAAGAGGTTTCAAAGACATATCCAATTTATAATGTTGATAGGGCTGTTTGCGGCCGTGTAGCTGGTGCCATTGCTAAGAAGTACGGAGACACAGGCTTTGCAGGCCAGCTGAACATTAC GTTCACCGGTAGTGCAGGACAGTCCTTTGGTTGTTTTCTGACACCTGGCATGAATGTTCGCCTAGTAGGAGAGGCCAACGATTATGTGGGAAAG GGTATGGCTGGTGGAGAGCTGGTTGTAGTTCCTGTAGATGATACAGGATTTGTTCCGGAGGATGCTGCTATAGTTGGGAATACTTGTCTGTATGGAGCTACGGGTGGTCAAGTATTTGTGAGAGGCAAGACAGGAGAAAGATTTGCAGTTCGGAATTCTCTTGGGCAAGCAGTGGTCGAGGGCACAGGAGATCATTGCTGCGAGTACATGACTGGTGGATGTGTAGTTGTACTCGGCAA AGTTGGAAGAAACGTTGCAGCCGGAATGACCGGTGGCCTAGCCTACATGTTGGATGAAGATGATACACTAGTCCCAAAG GTTAACAAGGAGATTGTCAAGATGCAGAGAGTTAATGCTCCAGCTGGGCAGATGCAGCTCAAGGGCTTGATTGAGGCCTATGTT GAAAAAACGGGCAGCACGAAAGGTGCTAAAATTCTGAGCGAGTGGGAGGCATATCTGCCACTCTTCTGGCAGTTGGTGCCACCCAGCGAAGAAGACTctcctgaagcttgtgctgagTTTGAGAGAGTACTTGCCAGGCAAAAAACAGCTGTACAATCTGCTAAGTGA
- the LOC123424922 gene encoding ferredoxin-dependent glutamate synthase, chloroplastic isoform X1 encodes MAATLPRAVAPPPALLPLPRAAPLLLAGRAAARRLRARGARTPALAATRRSWAVSARAVLDLPRRRAPQKPVQEAADLNDILAERGACGVGFVANLSNEPSFNVVRDALTALGCMEHRGGCGADNDSGDGAGLMSGIPWDLFDDWASKEGLAPFERTHTGVGMVFLPQNENSMEEAKAAVEKVFTDEGLEVLGWRPVPFNLSVVGRNAKETMPNILQIFVRIAKEDDADDIERELYICRKLIERATKSASWADELYFCSLSSRTIIYKGMLRSEVLGQFYLDLQNELYKSPFAIYHRRFSTNTSPRWPLAQPMRLLGHNGEINTIQGNLNWMRSREATIQSPVWRGRENELRPFGDPKASDSANLDNAAELLLRSGRSPAEAMMMLVPEAYKNHPTLSVKYPEVIDFYEYYKGQMEAWDGPALLLFSDGRTVGACLDRNGLRPARYWKTSDGFVYVASEVGVIPMDESKVVMKGRLGPGMMITVDLETGQVLENTEVKKNVASAKPYGTWLQESTRSIKPVNFQSSPVMDNETILRHQQAFGYSSEDVQMVIETMASQGKEPTFCMGDDIPLAVLSQKPHMLFDYFKQRFAQVTNPAIDPLREGLVMSLEVNIGKRGNILEVGPENADQVTLSSPVLNEGELESLLKDPKLKPKVLSTYFNIRKGLDGSLENAIKALCEEADAAVRSGSQLLVLSDRSEALEPTRPAVPILLAVGAIHQHLIQNGLRMSASIVADTAQCFSTHQFACLIGYGASAICPYLALETCRQWRLSNKTVNLMRNGKMPTVTIEQAQRNFIKAVKSGLLKILSKMGISLLSSYCGAQIFEIYGLGQEVVDLAFCGSVSKIGGLTLNELGRETLSFWVRAFSEDTAKRLENFGFIQSRPGGEFHANNPEMSKLLHKAIREKSDNAYTIYQQHLASRPVNVLRDLVELKSERTPIPIGKVEPATSIVERFCTGGMSLGAISRETHEAIAIAMNRIGGKSNSGEGGEDPIRWSPLTDVVDGYSATLPHLKGLQNGDTATSAIKQVASGRFGVTPTFLVNAEQIEIKIAQGAKPGEGGQLPGKKVSAYIARLRNSKPGVPLISPPPHHDIYSIEDLAQLIFDLHQINPKAKVSVKLVAEAGIGTVASGVSKANADVIQISGHDGGTGASPISSIKHAGGPWELGLTETHQTLIQNGLRERVVLRVDGGFRSGLDVLLAAAMGADEYGFGSVAMIATGCVMARICHTNNCPVGVASQVVTAQLIFLFVLLGYTLHSMLLQREELRARFPGVPGDLVNYFLFVAEEVRATLAQLGYEKLDDIIGRTDLLQPKHISLVKTQHIDLAYLLMNSGLPKWSSSQIRSQDVHSNGPVLDETILADPEVSDAIENEKEVSKTYPIYNVDRAVCGRVAGAIAKKYGDTGFAGQLNITFTGSAGQSFGCFLTPGMNVRLVGEANDYVGKGMAGGELVVVPVDDTGFVPEDAAIVGNTCLYGATGGQVFVRGKTGERFAVRNSLGQAVVEGTGDHCCEYMTGGCVVVLGKVGRNVAAGMTGGLAYMLDEDDTLVPKVNKEIVKMQRVNAPAGQMQLKGLIEAYVEKTGSTKGAKILSEWEAYLPLFWQLVPPSEEDSPEACAEFERVLARQKTAVQSAK; translated from the exons ATGGCCGCCACGCTCCCGCGCGCGGTGGCGCCGCCGCCGGCGCTGCTCCCGCTCCCGCGCGCCGCGCCGCTGCTCCTCGCGGGCCGCGCCGCCGCCCGCAGGCTCCGGGCCAGAGGGGCCCGCACGCCCGCGCTCGCGGCCACGCGCCGGAGCTGGGCCGTCTCCGCCCGCGCCGTGCTCGACCTGCCGCGCCGCCGGGCGCCGCAGAAGCCCGTGCAGGAG GCTGCGGATTTGAACGATATCTTAGCAGAACGTGGAGCTTGTGGTGTTGGGTTTGTCGCAAACTTGAGTAATGAGCCTTCGTTCAACGTTGTCCGTGATGCTCTTACAGCTCTTGGGTGCATGGAGCACCGTGGTGGCTGTGGAGCCGACAACGACTCTGGTGACGGGGCAGGATTGATGAGCGGCATACCATGGGACTTGTTTGATGACTGGGCCAGCAAGGAAGGGCTTGCTCCTTTTGAAAGAACACATACAGGTGTAGGCATGGTCTTCCTTCCACAAAACGAGAATTCCATGGAAGAAGCAAAAGCTG CTGTTGAGAAGGTTTTTACAGATGAAGGCCTTGAGGTTCTTGGCTGGAGACCCGTTCCTTTCAATCTATCAGTGGTAGGCCGCAATGCAAAAGAAACAATGCCTAATATACTCCAGATATTTGTGAGAATTGCGAAAGAAGATGACGCTGATGACATAGAGAGAGAATTATACATCTGCCGAAAGCTGATTGAGAGGGCTACAAAATCTGCAAGTTGGGCAGATGAACTATATTTCTGCTCTTTGTCAAGTAGAACTATCATTTACAAGGGAATGCTTCGATCTGAGGTTCTTGGGCAGTTCTATTTGGACCTTCAGAATGAACTGTACAAATCTCCTTTtgccatatatcatcgaagattCAGTACCAATACAAGCCCTAGATGGCCTCTTGCACAACCAATGAGGTTGCTTGGACACAATGGAGAGATTAACACGATACAG GGAAACTTGAATTGGATGCGGTCAAGGGAAGCCACAATACAATCTCCTGTATGGCGAGGCCGTGAGAATGAATTACGCCCATTTGGTGACCCTAAAGCATCTGATTCAGCAAACCTTGACAATGCTGCTGAA TTACTTTTAAGAAGTGGTAGAAGTCCTGCTGAAGCTATGATGATGCTCGTCCCCGAGGCATACAAGAACCATCCGACATTATCAGTAAAATACCCGGAG GTAATTGACTTCTATGAATACTACAAAGGTCAAATGGAGGCTTGGGATGGGCCTGCTTTACTTTTGTTTAG TGACGGAAGGACGGTAGGGGCATGCCTTGACCGAAATGGGCTGCGTCCAGCACGCTATTGGAAAACATCAGATGGTTTTGTTTATGTTGCATCTGAG GTTGGTGTTATACCGATGGATGAGTCGAAGGTAGTAATGAAAGGAAGATTGGGTCCTGGAATGATGATAACAGTTGACCTAGAGACTGGTCAG GTCCTTGAAAACACAGAAGTGAAGAAAAATGTGGCTTCAGCAAAACCCTATGGAACTTGGTTGCAAGAAAGTACACGTTCAATAAAGCCTGTCAACTTCCAATCCTCTCCTGTCATGGACAatgaaacaattttgagacatcaGCA ggcatttggttaTTCCAGTGAAGATGtgcaaatggtaattgaaacaatGGCTTCACAAGGGAAGGAGCCAACATTTTGCATGGGCGATGACATTCCATTAGCTGTGTTGTCGCAAAAGCCACACATGCTCTTTGATTATTTCAAGCAGAGATTTGCACAG GTTACAAATCCTGCAATTGATCCACTCAGAGAAGGTttagtcatgtctcttgaagttaACATTGGTAAACGAGGCAACATCTTGGAGGTTGGCCCTGAAAATGCTGACCAG GTTACCCTATCAAGTCCTGTGCTGAATGAAGGTGAACTAGAATCACTATTGAAGGACCCAAAATTGAAGCCCAAAGTACTATCGACATACTTCAATATCCGTAAAGGTCTAGATGGTTCCCTTGAGAATGCAATTAAGGCTCTTTGTGAAGAAGCTGATGCTGCTGTGCGGAGTGGTTCTCAACTTCTTGTGCTTTCCGATCGTTCTGAAGCACTT GAACCCACACGGCCTGCCGTCCCAATACTTTTAGCTGTTGGCGCCATCCACCAGCATTTGATTCAGAATGGCCTCCGCATGTCAGCTTCAATTGTTGCTGACACTGCTCAGTGTTTCAGCACCCATCAATTTGCCTGTTTGATAGGATATGGAGCCAG TGCTATATGCCCATATCTGGCATTGGAAACATGTCGGCAATGGAGGCTGAGCAACAAAACTGTCAATTTGATGCGAAATGGCAAGATGCCCACAGTGACCATCGAGCAGGCCCAaagaaactttatcaag GCAGTAAAATCTGGCCTGCTCAAGATACTCTCAAAAATGGGCATATCCTTGCTCTCAAG TTACTGTGGAGCTCAGATCTTTGAAATATATGGTCTTGGCCAAGAAGTTGTCGACCTTGCGTTCTGTGGGAGTGTATCGAAAATTGGAGGACTCACCCTTAATGAG CTGGGTCGAGAAACACTATCATTCTGGGTGAGGGCTTTCTCAGAAGATACCGCGAAGAGGCTGGAAAACTTCGGATTCATCCAATCCAGACCTGGAG GTGAATTTCATGCAAATAATCCTGAGATGTCAAAGCTGCTGCACAAAGCAATTCGTGAAAAAAGTGATAATGCATACACCATCTACCAACAACATCTTGCAAGCCGTCCTGTCAAT GTTCTTCGAGATCTTGTAGAACTAAAGAGTGAAAGGACGCCTATTCCTATTGGCAAAGTTGAGCCTGCAACCTCTATCGTTGAGCGTTTTTGCACAGGTGGAATGTCCTTGGGCGCTATTTCCAGAGAAACCCATGAAGCTATTGCAATTGCAATGAATAGGATAGGTGGAAAATCTAATTCAGGAGAAGGTGGTGAG GACCCAATCCGCTGGAGTCCCCTTACAGATGTTgttgatggatattctgcgacACTTCCTCATCTCAAAGGTCTTCAGAACGGGGACACCGCCACAAGTGCCATTAAGCAG GTTGCGTCTGGACGTTTTGGTGTTACACCAACATTTTTAGTTAATGCTGAACAAATTGAGATAAAGATTGCACAAGGGGCTAAGCCTGGTGAAGGGGGTCAACTTCCAGGGAAAAAAGTCAGTGCATACATAGCTCGGTTGAGAAACTCCAAACCTGGCGTTCCTCTCATATCCCCACCACCACACCACGACATCTATTCTATCGAGGATCTCGCGCAGTTGATTTTTGACCTACATCAG ATCAATCCTAAAGCGAAGGTGTCGGTAAAGCTTGTAGCTGAAGCAGGAATTGGAACTGTAGCCTCTGGAGTATCTAAGGCAAATGCAGACGTAATTCAG aTATCAGGTCATGATGGTGGTACTGGAGCTAGCCCAATTAGCTCAATCAAGCATGCTGGGGGTCCTTGGGAACTTGGTCTTACAGAAACACACCAG ACACTCATACAAAATGGACTGAGAGAGAGGGTGGTACTTAGGGTGGATGGCGGATTCAGGAGTGGGCTAGATGTCCTTTTGGCTGCTGCCatgggtgctgatgaatatggttTTGGTTCTGTAGCTATGATAGCTACCGGATGTGTCATGGCACGCATTTGCCACACAAACAATTGCCCAGTTGGAGTTGCTAGTCAGGTAGTAACAGCACAACTGATATTTTTATTTGTCTTGCTTGGTTATACCTTACACTCTATGCTCCTGCAGAGAGAAGAGCTACGCGCTAGGTTTCCTGGCGTTCCTGGTGATCTTGTGAATTACTTCCTCTTTGTTGCGGAGGAG GTACGAGCTACATTAGCCCAGTTGGGTTATGAGAAACTGGATGACATAATTGGGCGAACAGATTTACTTCAGCCAAAGCATATCTCTTTGGTGAAAACACAGCACATTGATCTTGCATACCTATTAATG AATTCTGGATTACCCAAATGGAGCAGCTCTCAGATAAGGAGCCAGGACGTCCACTCTAATGGCCCTGTTCTTGACGAGACAATCCTTGCGGATCCTGAG GTATCCGATGCAATTGAGAATGAGAAAGAGGTTTCAAAGACATATCCAATTTATAATGTTGATAGGGCTGTTTGCGGCCGTGTAGCTGGTGCCATTGCTAAGAAGTACGGAGACACAGGCTTTGCAGGCCAGCTGAACATTAC GTTCACCGGTAGTGCAGGACAGTCCTTTGGTTGTTTTCTGACACCTGGCATGAATGTTCGCCTAGTAGGAGAGGCCAACGATTATGTGGGAAAG GGTATGGCTGGTGGAGAGCTGGTTGTAGTTCCTGTAGATGATACAGGATTTGTTCCGGAGGATGCTGCTATAGTTGGGAATACTTGTCTGTATGGAGCTACGGGTGGTCAAGTATTTGTGAGAGGCAAGACAGGAGAAAGATTTGCAGTTCGGAATTCTCTTGGGCAAGCAGTGGTCGAGGGCACAGGAGATCATTGCTGCGAGTACATGACTGGTGGATGTGTAGTTGTACTCGGCAA AGTTGGAAGAAACGTTGCAGCCGGAATGACCGGTGGCCTAGCCTACATGTTGGATGAAGATGATACACTAGTCCCAAAG GTTAACAAGGAGATTGTCAAGATGCAGAGAGTTAATGCTCCAGCTGGGCAGATGCAGCTCAAGGGCTTGATTGAGGCCTATGTT GAAAAAACGGGCAGCACGAAAGGTGCTAAAATTCTGAGCGAGTGGGAGGCATATCTGCCACTCTTCTGGCAGTTGGTGCCACCCAGCGAAGAAGACTctcctgaagcttgtgctgagTTTGAGAGAGTACTTGCCAGGCAAAAAACAGCTGTACAATCTGCTAAGTGA